From a region of the Apibacter sp. B3706 genome:
- a CDS encoding Tex family protein, producing MISFIQKRIDISQKSIENTVKLLNEDHTIPFIARYRKEMTGNLDEVQLFNISKLKTDFEEIQKRKEFILKSIDEQGALTEEFKKKIENCFELTLLEDYYLPYKKKRKTKASVAIENGLEPLAKILMAQKPISDLTLLASKYTSDEVLSVDDALQGAGYIIAEWINENNYVRSNLRRFFQQNAVLESKLIKGKEEEKEAQKFSNYFEFSENLKRSPSHRFLAILRGEKEGILRVKVKVDSEEALHIISKYIIKTHEKIIKDQLLLAIKDSFSRLLEPALSNEVFQKAKESADQIAIQVFSSNLKQLLLQSPLGEKRILAIDPGYKSGCKLVCLDENGNLLHNDTIYPHPPQKETKESIKKIKSLINAYKIEAISIGNGTASRETERLIQSIAFDRTLKVFVVNEAGASVYSASKLAREEFPSYDVTVRGAVSIGRRLSDPLAELVKIEPKAIGVGQYQHDVDQSLLKKELDAVVISCVNSVGVNLNTASKSLLSYVSGIGEKMAENIVQYRSEMGAFSTRQDLKKVPRLGEKVFQQASGFLRIPTSENPLDNSAVHPESYSLVMKMAKDLGVKLGDLIRNKELIQKINLNNYVNEEVGILTLEDICKELEKPGLDPRTQVKMFTFDPSLKTIDDLKPGMKVPGIINNITNFGCFVDIGIKENGLVHLSKVCNDFITDISTVVHLHQHVEVKIIDIDKERKRIQLSMID from the coding sequence ATGATTTCCTTCATTCAGAAACGAATTGATATCTCTCAAAAAAGCATAGAAAATACGGTAAAATTATTAAACGAAGATCATACCATACCCTTTATTGCCCGTTATAGAAAGGAAATGACCGGAAATCTGGATGAAGTTCAATTATTCAATATATCTAAGTTAAAAACAGATTTTGAAGAAATTCAAAAACGTAAGGAATTTATTTTAAAAAGTATTGACGAACAAGGAGCATTAACCGAAGAATTTAAGAAAAAAATAGAAAATTGTTTCGAACTTACTCTTTTAGAAGATTATTACTTACCCTATAAAAAGAAAAGAAAAACAAAGGCGTCTGTTGCAATTGAAAACGGTTTAGAACCTTTAGCAAAAATCTTAATGGCGCAAAAACCGATTTCAGATTTAACCCTATTAGCTTCAAAATACACCTCAGATGAGGTATTGTCAGTAGATGATGCTCTTCAAGGTGCCGGATATATTATTGCGGAATGGATTAACGAAAATAATTATGTACGTTCAAATTTAAGACGTTTTTTTCAACAAAATGCCGTATTGGAATCTAAGCTGATTAAAGGAAAAGAGGAGGAAAAAGAAGCACAAAAATTTTCAAATTATTTTGAATTTTCTGAAAATTTAAAACGTTCGCCATCACATCGGTTTTTAGCAATCTTACGAGGGGAAAAGGAAGGAATTCTACGCGTTAAAGTTAAAGTTGACTCAGAGGAAGCCTTACATATAATAAGCAAATATATAATTAAAACTCATGAAAAAATAATTAAAGATCAACTACTTTTAGCAATAAAAGATTCTTTTTCACGCTTATTAGAACCGGCGCTAAGTAATGAAGTTTTCCAGAAAGCCAAAGAGTCAGCCGACCAAATAGCCATTCAAGTGTTTTCATCCAATTTAAAACAATTATTACTGCAATCTCCTTTGGGGGAAAAAAGGATACTGGCAATTGATCCCGGATATAAATCAGGTTGTAAGTTGGTTTGTTTAGATGAAAATGGTAATTTATTACACAATGATACCATATATCCTCATCCTCCCCAAAAAGAAACCAAAGAATCAATAAAAAAAATTAAATCTTTAATTAATGCCTATAAAATTGAAGCCATATCCATAGGTAATGGTACAGCCTCCCGAGAAACAGAACGATTAATACAATCCATAGCTTTTGATCGTACCCTAAAAGTTTTTGTAGTAAATGAAGCCGGGGCGTCCGTATATTCTGCATCTAAATTGGCTCGGGAAGAATTTCCATCCTATGACGTTACGGTAAGAGGAGCAGTTTCCATAGGAAGAAGGTTGTCAGATCCACTTGCCGAATTGGTAAAAATAGAACCTAAAGCCATAGGAGTGGGACAATATCAACACGATGTAGATCAATCATTATTGAAAAAAGAACTGGATGCAGTTGTTATATCTTGCGTAAACAGTGTAGGGGTTAACCTTAATACAGCCAGTAAATCCTTATTGTCTTATGTTTCGGGGATAGGAGAAAAGATGGCAGAAAATATTGTTCAGTACCGTTCGGAAATGGGAGCATTTTCAACCAGACAAGATCTGAAAAAAGTTCCCAGACTTGGTGAAAAAGTATTTCAACAAGCATCCGGATTCTTAAGAATTCCGACATCTGAAAATCCTTTAGACAATTCCGCTGTTCATCCCGAAAGCTATTCACTAGTTATGAAAATGGCGAAAGATTTAGGAGTAAAATTGGGAGATTTAATCCGAAATAAAGAACTAATTCAAAAAATAAATTTAAACAATTACGTAAACGAAGAAGTAGGGATTTTAACTTTGGAAGATATTTGTAAAGAATTGGAAAAACCCGGTCTAGACCCAAGAACACAAGTAAAAATGTTTACTTTCGATCCTTCTTTAAAAACCATCGATGATTTAAAACCTGGAATGAAAGTTCCCGGAATAATCAATAATATCACTAATTTCGGTTGTTTTGTAGATATAGGAATTAAAGAGAATGGATTAGTTCATCTTTCTAAAGTATGCAATGATTTCATAACAGACATTAGCACAGTCGTGCATCTTCATCAACATGTAGAAGTAAAAATAATCGATATAGATAAGGAACGAAAGAGAATACAATTATCTATGATTGATTAA
- the rsmG gene encoding 16S rRNA (guanine(527)-N(7))-methyltransferase RsmG translates to MTNLIQKYFPEITEKQLHSFEKLPDLYSNWNEKINVISRKDIDSLLEKHVLHSLGIAKVMQFAPSTKVLDIGTGGGFPGIPLAILFPESQFTLADSIGKKIRVVNEIAQELQLENVIGIHTRAEKIKEKFDFVVSRAVTQMPVFMSWVKGKFTSKNINSLQNGVLYLKGGDLTEELKNFPEATLYELKDYFEEEFFKTKKVVYIKNMH, encoded by the coding sequence ATGACAAACTTAATACAAAAGTATTTTCCGGAGATAACTGAAAAACAATTGCATAGTTTCGAAAAACTCCCTGATTTGTATTCAAATTGGAATGAAAAAATCAATGTTATATCAAGGAAAGATATAGATTCTTTACTTGAAAAACATGTCCTTCATTCTTTGGGAATAGCAAAAGTAATGCAGTTCGCTCCTTCGACCAAAGTTTTGGATATTGGTACAGGTGGCGGATTTCCGGGGATACCTTTAGCTATACTTTTTCCGGAATCTCAATTTACTTTGGCCGACTCCATTGGAAAAAAAATTAGGGTTGTTAATGAAATTGCACAAGAATTACAGTTAGAAAATGTCATTGGTATTCATACACGAGCCGAAAAAATTAAAGAGAAATTTGATTTTGTAGTAAGCCGAGCGGTTACCCAAATGCCTGTTTTTATGTCTTGGGTTAAAGGAAAATTTACATCTAAGAATATCAATAGTTTACAAAATGGCGTTTTATATTTAAAAGGAGGAGATCTAACTGAAGAATTGAAAAATTTTCCCGAGGCTACACTCTATGAGTTAAAAGATTATTTTGAAGAGGAATTTTTTAAAACTAAAAAAGTCGTTTATATTAAAAATATGCACTAA